Genomic DNA from Corylus avellana chromosome ca4, CavTom2PMs-1.0:
attttcctaattcggacggttactatgccaaaatcaccccgcactAAAAGGacgcaaatctggacgaatcctattccgatttcagacttctattttgactgggagacagacctccaaattatctaggtttaatagggcttctaggattttcctaagcctataaatagacttctttgcattcaagaaaatatatacaattctagagactagttttgggatacaattttggagacaaaatataatccacagcttttctgttagtttagttttttttttttaggtttagattttagtttcatagtcatgtggagctaaatgctcaactaaggttggggatgaagcctcaccgatgaagaacaacatcgctttattgtaagtttttattattccgattttattggtttattatttcaattgttttacttctttttaatatgtagcatgattcttggatatcttgttgtgattcaaggatacacttgatgatttaggataatttcacataattgattacttggtttttaactcataaaaattggatatcctttgtgatttgttctacggatacatttggtgtttcaattaaatttggattcattttgtgatttggtcaataaATGGATACATACGAtgtttttgattaattctttgaagcatagtaaaacatacataagatttaaattgtgaaaactttggattaatattgataaatatataatatgttgttatgattttgtgagtgtagattccgcatccttagtgactttatctattgatttacttagtttatgtagtttatgtttagtcttctaattttcaaaaatcaaaatttaaaactcttttggaactatgttaggatttaattagtttaaatataaattgctatttcaataatacaattctctgtgagaTCGGCCTCGCACTTgtaatccattaactacaattgattcctGCACTTACGAGTTAATATAAATTGACACATCAATCAACATCATATAAACACTATAATCAAAGTTCCCATGGATACCCCACCATGGAAGCTTATAGGCTTTTATGGACATCTGGTACTGACTAAACGTCACACAACATGGAGTCTACTAAAAATCTTAGCGCAATTTAAGCCATTGCTATGGGCTTGCATAGGTGACTTCAATGAGATATAGACATCTTCGGAGAAGTGGGGAGGCAATGTGAGACATAAACATCAAATGCAGAACTTCCAACAAGCCTTGGAGGATTGCAAGCTTACTGATTTGGGATTTTATGGCCCAAAGTTTACTTGGAGAAACTGTAGGGAATGGGAGAATTTTATAAAGGAAAGGCTTGATAGGGGTGTGGCAAACCAAGCATGGAGGGATATGTTTCCAACAGCCGAGGTGCAAGTGGAAATTGCTATAGGGTTTGACCATTCCTCTATTATTTTACATCCTACAAGTACGGCGAGAGATAGGAGGTATGGACAAAAATTCCGGCATGAGGCAAGTTGGACTCTTGAAGAGGAATACCCAGTTGTGATTAAGCAAATATGGGAACAACCAAGTTCGGGTGGCAGCCACTGGGACAAGTTGGGCGTGAAATTAATGGGTTGCAGGAGACCATTAGTTcaatggcaaaaaaataaaaaggaccCAAAATTCTCGAAGCTTAAATCCAAGCTCTTGGAGTTGCAAGGGAGGGAAGGGTTGGCTTTGTGTGAAGAGGAAAAACATGTTCAAAAGGAGTTACAACTACTTTTGGACAAAGATGACGTTAGATGGAGGAAGCGGGCAAAGAAGGTGTGGCTAAAAAATGGGGACCGGAATACTAAATACTATCACGCATGTGCAAACACTAAGCGACAGAAAAATTTCATATACACGATTATGGATGTGGAGGGGCAGAAATGGTAGACATCAGAAACAGTGGCCATGACTTTTGTTAACTATTTCTCTGACTTGTTTAAAGCAGGCCAGAGAAGGACATGGAACCATGCCTTAGACACCTTGGGAGTCTCGGGGGAGATGAATGCTGAATTATTGAAGGGGTTTACCAACGAAGAAGTAAGTGCGGCAATTTTACAAATGGCTCCTCTTAAAGCTCCGGGCCCG
This window encodes:
- the LOC132178204 gene encoding uncharacterized protein LOC132178204, which gives rise to MQNFQQALEDCKLTDLGFYGPKFTWRNCREWENFIKERLDRGVANQAWRDMFPTAEVQVEIAIGFDHSSIILHPTSTARDRRYGQKFRHEASWTLEEEYPVVIKQIWEQPSSGGSHWDKLGVKLMGCRRPLVQWQKNKKDPKFSKLKSKLLELQGREGLALCEEEKHVQKELQLLLDKDDVRWRKRAKKVWLKNGDRNTKYYHACQRRTWNHALDTLGVSGEMNAELLKGFTNEEVSAAILQMAPLKAPGPNGFTT